The following are encoded together in the Candidatus Poribacteria bacterium genome:
- a CDS encoding DUF58 domain-containing protein produces MQQSSTVGRAFLDPTILARIGNLELIAKFVVEGFISGLHKSPYHGFSVEFSQYRQYMPGDDTKHIDWKAYARTDRYYIKQFEEETNLNCYLLLDTSESMAHPSDDEQTNDATTDGNGAGTPRLTKLRYSSFLIASLAYFMAKQRDAVGFAYFDDVLRQYLPARSSTSHLHSILLTLETLQTTKHTRMGTPLHQIAERLTKRGLVLFISDLYDENHEEVIAGLEHLRYEGHEVIVFHVLAEQELEFANFETGRSSEALIRFIDSENDAEIITTPQAIQESYLSNFNDFLDTYRLALRQADIDYNIITTATPIDLALASYLAKRQGVL; encoded by the coding sequence ATGCAACAGAGTTCGACAGTCGGACGCGCCTTTTTAGATCCAACAATCCTTGCCCGAATCGGGAATCTTGAATTAATCGCGAAATTCGTTGTGGAAGGTTTTATCTCAGGGCTACACAAAAGCCCGTATCACGGGTTTAGTGTTGAATTCTCACAATACCGACAATATATGCCCGGAGACGATACCAAACATATAGATTGGAAAGCCTACGCCCGCACGGATAGGTACTATATTAAGCAGTTTGAGGAAGAGACGAATCTCAATTGCTACCTGCTTTTAGATACAAGCGAGTCTATGGCGCATCCGTCAGATGATGAGCAGACAAACGATGCAACCACAGACGGGAACGGTGCTGGGACACCAAGGCTAACGAAGTTGAGATATTCGAGTTTCCTCATTGCGTCCCTTGCCTATTTTATGGCGAAGCAGCGCGATGCGGTCGGTTTTGCTTATTTTGATGATGTGCTTCGCCAGTACCTCCCTGCGCGAAGTAGCACATCACACTTACACTCAATTTTGCTCACATTGGAGACGTTACAGACAACAAAGCATACAAGGATGGGAACGCCACTCCATCAAATTGCTGAACGTCTTACCAAACGCGGATTGGTACTCTTCATCTCAGATCTCTACGATGAAAATCATGAGGAGGTCATCGCTGGATTAGAACATCTCCGTTATGAAGGGCACGAAGTTATCGTCTTCCATGTGCTTGCAGAACAGGAACTTGAGTTTGCTAACTTTGAGACAGGACGGAGTTCGGAAGCACTTATCCGATTTATTGATTCAGAAAACGACGCTGAGATTATCACAACCCCGCAAGCGATTCAGGAGAGTTATCTGAGCAATTTCAACGACTTTCTTGATACCTATAGGCTCGCGCTACGACAAGCGGATATTGATTACAACATAATAACAACAGCAACCCCGATTGATCTCGCGCTTGCTTCTTATCTCGCTAAGCGGCAAGGTGTCCTCTAA